A section of the Oryzias melastigma strain HK-1 linkage group LG14, ASM292280v2, whole genome shotgun sequence genome encodes:
- the zgc:153990 gene encoding nuclear apoptosis-inducing factor 1 isoform X1: MSLYYNQDSATRFKKRKARFSFSEVHILLDEVRKNRMVVVGKFNRGVPTDVKKRTWAEITARVNEIGECQREIIEVIKKWSDLKCDTKRKVAAMRSGTVPHRGLNSRMSRDLNQTEKIVLQILEMDGEDQSTEDFCPLGEDDDDVAEEEEEMEEEDMIGMQSSPNGGMDMAPMAPPASYSTGDSSQAAYDVQYEIPATEDPEAGFGDSDEDQREEIPSSSQPSKAADDHRVNNGIPKQAPPQTSSAARPTRVPAPPPAPAAGLSSRDSMLQNASLSLQEQHATNILLETVSRSLELLSESVQQLAETQQEFVRESLQLQRETVQVLRDFTGGAIALMHDKLNGRPAL, encoded by the exons ATGTCACTGTACTACAACCAGGACAGCGCCACGCGCTTCAAGAAAAGGAAGGCTCGCTTCTCCTTCAGTGAAGTCCACATTCTGTTGGATGAAGTGAGGAAGAACCGCATGGTGGTTGTGG GCAAGTTCAACCGCGGCGTTCCCACCGACGTGAAGAAGCGGACCTGGGCAGAGATTACCGCTCGCGTCAACGAGATTGGGGAGTGTCAGCGAGAGATCATCGAGGTCATCAAGAAATGGTCTGACCTGAAGTGTGACACCAAGCGGAAGGTGGCCGCCATGCGCTCAGGGACGGTGCCTCACCGGGGCCTGAACTCCCGCATGTCCCGAGACCTCAACCAGACGGAGAAGATAGTCCTGCAGATTCTGGAGATGGACGGGGAGGATCAGAGCACCGAGGACTTCTGTCCCCTGggggaggatgatgatgatgtggcagaggaggaggaagagatggAAGAGGAGGACATGATTGGAATGCAGAGTTCTCCTAACGGGGGGATGGACATGGCACCGATGGCTCCTCCAGCCTCCTACAGCACGG GGGACTCGTCTCAGGCAGCGTATGATGTGCAGTATGAAATTCCTGCCACAGAAG ATCCAGAAGCTGGATTTGGAGATTCGGATGAGGATCAGAGGGAGGAGATTCCGTCGTCATCGCAGCCCTCCAAAGCAGCAGACGACCACCGGGTCAACAACGGCATCCCAAAGCAAGCGCCACCTCAGACGTCCTCTGCGGCACGGCCCACGCGGGTGCCGGCGCCACCTCCAGCTCCGGCTGCGGGGCTGAGCTCGAGGGACAGCATGCTGCAGAACGCCTCTCTGAGCCTGCAGGAGCAGCACGCCACCAACATCCTGCTGGAGACGGTTTCCCGCTCCCTGGAGCTGCTGTCGGAGTCGGTGCAGCAGCTGGCAGAAACTCAGCAGGAGTTTGTGCGCGAGTCGCTGCAGCTGCAGCGGGAGACGGTGCAGGTCCTAAGAGACTTCACAGGGGGCGCCATCGCGCTCATGCATGACAAACTGAACGGACGGCCTGCATTGTAG
- the zgc:153990 gene encoding nuclear apoptosis-inducing factor 1 isoform X2, with translation MSLYYNQDSATRFKKRKARFSFSEVHILLDEVRKNRMVVVGKFNRGVPTDVKKRTWAEITARVNEIGECQREIIEVIKKWSDLKCDTKRKVAAMRSGTVPHRGLNSRMSRDLNQTEKIVLQILEMDGEDQSTEDFCPLGEDDDDVAEEEEEMEEEDMIGMQSSPNGGMDMAPMAPPASYSTDPEAGFGDSDEDQREEIPSSSQPSKAADDHRVNNGIPKQAPPQTSSAARPTRVPAPPPAPAAGLSSRDSMLQNASLSLQEQHATNILLETVSRSLELLSESVQQLAETQQEFVRESLQLQRETVQVLRDFTGGAIALMHDKLNGRPAL, from the exons ATGTCACTGTACTACAACCAGGACAGCGCCACGCGCTTCAAGAAAAGGAAGGCTCGCTTCTCCTTCAGTGAAGTCCACATTCTGTTGGATGAAGTGAGGAAGAACCGCATGGTGGTTGTGG GCAAGTTCAACCGCGGCGTTCCCACCGACGTGAAGAAGCGGACCTGGGCAGAGATTACCGCTCGCGTCAACGAGATTGGGGAGTGTCAGCGAGAGATCATCGAGGTCATCAAGAAATGGTCTGACCTGAAGTGTGACACCAAGCGGAAGGTGGCCGCCATGCGCTCAGGGACGGTGCCTCACCGGGGCCTGAACTCCCGCATGTCCCGAGACCTCAACCAGACGGAGAAGATAGTCCTGCAGATTCTGGAGATGGACGGGGAGGATCAGAGCACCGAGGACTTCTGTCCCCTGggggaggatgatgatgatgtggcagaggaggaggaagagatggAAGAGGAGGACATGATTGGAATGCAGAGTTCTCCTAACGGGGGGATGGACATGGCACCGATGGCTCCTCCAGCCTCCTACAGCACGG ATCCAGAAGCTGGATTTGGAGATTCGGATGAGGATCAGAGGGAGGAGATTCCGTCGTCATCGCAGCCCTCCAAAGCAGCAGACGACCACCGGGTCAACAACGGCATCCCAAAGCAAGCGCCACCTCAGACGTCCTCTGCGGCACGGCCCACGCGGGTGCCGGCGCCACCTCCAGCTCCGGCTGCGGGGCTGAGCTCGAGGGACAGCATGCTGCAGAACGCCTCTCTGAGCCTGCAGGAGCAGCACGCCACCAACATCCTGCTGGAGACGGTTTCCCGCTCCCTGGAGCTGCTGTCGGAGTCGGTGCAGCAGCTGGCAGAAACTCAGCAGGAGTTTGTGCGCGAGTCGCTGCAGCTGCAGCGGGAGACGGTGCAGGTCCTAAGAGACTTCACAGGGGGCGCCATCGCGCTCATGCATGACAAACTGAACGGACGGCCTGCATTGTAG